The proteins below come from a single Mytilus edulis chromosome 5, xbMytEdul2.2, whole genome shotgun sequence genomic window:
- the LOC139524532 gene encoding dual specificity tyrosine-phosphorylation-regulated kinase 1A-like isoform X4 — MVHEESGENKLLVMDSAMDDRMLSNRGHWLRQEQEYHLQAMRLKRQLSKVRHDPGMVYRQLAGAADHIEIMADALQQQQDVAAMQNRIPMTFREPSNAPLRKLSVDLIKTYKHINEVYYAKKKRRAQGHGDESSTKKGKVNVHIYNDGYDDANHDYIVNPGEKWMDRYEIDSLIGKGSFGQVVKAFDHGDQEQVAIKIIKNKKPFLNQAQIEVKLLELMNKHDKENKYYIVKLKRHFMFRNHLCLVFELLSYNLYDLLRNTNFRGVSLNLTRKFAQQLCTALLFLATPELNIIHCDLKPENILLCNPKRSAIKIVDFGSSCQLGQRIYQYIQSRFYRSPEVLLGIPYDLAIDMWSLGCILVEMHTGEPLFAGSNEFDQMMKIVEVLGMPPKNILDQAPKARKYFDVQPDGTYVCKKPKDGKKYKHPGTRKLHDIIGADSGGPGGRRAGEPGHTVADYLKFKDLILRMLEYDPKTRITPYYSLQHNFFKKTTDESTNTPNSASNSPAIEQQGVSSPTGIVR; from the exons atgGTTCATGAGGAAAGTGGTGAAAACAAATTATTGGTCATGGATAGTGCCATGGATGATCGTATGTTGTCAAACCGTGGGCACTGGCTAAGACAGGAACAGGAGTACCATTTACAAGCCATGCGTCTCAAAC GTCAGCTGTCTAAAGTTCGTCATGACCCAGGCATGGTTTACAGGCAGCTAGCAGGAGCAGCCGACCATATTGAAATCATGGCTGATGCCCTGCAGCAACAGCAAGACGTAGCAGCCATGCAGAACAGAATACCAATGACCTTCCGAGAACCCAGCAATGCTCCACTTCGAAAACTTAGTGTAGATCTGATAAAGACCTACAAACACATAAATGAA GTTTACTATGCAAAGAAGAAGCGAAGAGCACAGGGCCATGGAGATGAAAGCAGCACGAAAAAGGGCAAAGTAAACGTGCATATTTATAATGATGGTTATGATGATGCTAATCACGATTATATAGTCAATCCTGGAGAAAAATGGATGGACCGATATGAAATTGATTCTTTAATAGGCAAAGGATCTTTTGGTCAG GTAGTAAAAGCCTTTGACCATGGAGACCAGGAGCAAGTGGCAATCAAGATAATAAAGAACAAAAAACCTTTCCTCAACCAGGCCCAAATAGAAGTCAAATTGTTAGAGTTaatgaataaacatgataaagaaaacaAGTACTATATAG taaAATTGAAGAGACATTTCATGTTTAGGAACCATTTATGTTTAGTGTTTGAACTTCTATCATACAACTTGTATGACTTATTACGGAACACAAACTTTAGAGgtgtttcattaaatttgacTCGTAAATTTGCTCAACAATTGTGTACAGCTTTGCTGTTTCTAGCGACTCCTGAACTAAATATTATTCACTGTGACTTGAAACCAGAGAATATACTTCTGTGTAATCCTAAACGTAGTGCAATCAAGATAGTGGATTTTGGAAGTTCTTGTCAATTAGGTCAAAGG ATTTATCAGTATATACAGAGCAGATTTTACAGATCCCCCGAAGTGTTACTAGGCATTCCATATGATTTAGCTATAGATATGTGGTCATTAGGTTGTATATTAGTAGAAATGCACACAGGGGAACCATTGTTTGCTGGTTCAAATGAG TTTGACCAGATGATGAAAATAGTAGAAGTATTAGGTATGCCACCAAAAAATATTCTAGATCAAGCGCCTAAAGCAAGAAAGTATTTTGATGTACAACCAGATGGGACCTATGTATGTAAAAAACCTAAAGATGGCAAAAAG TATAAACATCCTGGAACGAGGAAACTCCATGATATTATTGGTGCTGATTCTGGTGGCCCAGGCGGCAGACGGGCAGGAGAACCAGGTCATACTGTGGCAGACTATTTAAAATTCAAAGATCTCATTTTACGAATGTTAGAATATGATCCAAAGACACGGATAACACCATATTATTCACTGCAACATAATTTTTTCAAGAAGACCACAGATGAAAGTACTAACACGCCAAATTCTGCATCAAACAGTCCTGCGATAGAACAGCAGGGTGTTTCTAGTCCTACAGGTATAGTCAGG TGA
- the LOC139524532 gene encoding dual specificity tyrosine-phosphorylation-regulated kinase 1B-like isoform X1 — translation MVHEESGENKLLVMDSAMDDRMLSNRGHWLRQEQEYHLQAMRLKRQLSKVRHDPGMVYRQLAGAADHIEIMADALQQQQDVAAMQNRIPMTFREPSNAPLRKLSVDLIKTYKHINEVYYAKKKRRAQGHGDESSTKKGKVNVHIYNDGYDDANHDYIVNPGEKWMDRYEIDSLIGKGSFGQVVKAFDHGDQEQVAIKIIKNKKPFLNQAQIEVKLLELMNKHDKENKYYIVKLKRHFMFRNHLCLVFELLSYNLYDLLRNTNFRGVSLNLTRKFAQQLCTALLFLATPELNIIHCDLKPENILLCNPKRSAIKIVDFGSSCQLGQRIYQYIQSRFYRSPEVLLGIPYDLAIDMWSLGCILVEMHTGEPLFAGSNEFDQMMKIVEVLGMPPKNILDQAPKARKYFDVQPDGTYVCKKPKDGKKYKHPGTRKLHDIIGADSGGPGGRRAGEPGHTVADYLKFKDLILRMLEYDPKTRITPYYSLQHNFFKKTTDESTNTPNSASNSPAIEQQGVSSPTVSSSSSGRARSDPTHQHRSHLHVHSHSAHHGHGVQYTTMECESPQSASGQSRSQPPNYQQQTSWSERDQQSGRHITHHPHHQTRLSPPSLSEAPSSHVPRTVPEHNVSYTEGYVQGSYPGGIPPPVDFRPNPATVDASQVSSVNMHVPAGYPSQFGQYQQPAWTAGGFPFSLSSSANASLTGHETNNQHVRTAAERGDDSPMVGVCVQQSPVASH, via the exons atgGTTCATGAGGAAAGTGGTGAAAACAAATTATTGGTCATGGATAGTGCCATGGATGATCGTATGTTGTCAAACCGTGGGCACTGGCTAAGACAGGAACAGGAGTACCATTTACAAGCCATGCGTCTCAAAC GTCAGCTGTCTAAAGTTCGTCATGACCCAGGCATGGTTTACAGGCAGCTAGCAGGAGCAGCCGACCATATTGAAATCATGGCTGATGCCCTGCAGCAACAGCAAGACGTAGCAGCCATGCAGAACAGAATACCAATGACCTTCCGAGAACCCAGCAATGCTCCACTTCGAAAACTTAGTGTAGATCTGATAAAGACCTACAAACACATAAATGAA GTTTACTATGCAAAGAAGAAGCGAAGAGCACAGGGCCATGGAGATGAAAGCAGCACGAAAAAGGGCAAAGTAAACGTGCATATTTATAATGATGGTTATGATGATGCTAATCACGATTATATAGTCAATCCTGGAGAAAAATGGATGGACCGATATGAAATTGATTCTTTAATAGGCAAAGGATCTTTTGGTCAG GTAGTAAAAGCCTTTGACCATGGAGACCAGGAGCAAGTGGCAATCAAGATAATAAAGAACAAAAAACCTTTCCTCAACCAGGCCCAAATAGAAGTCAAATTGTTAGAGTTaatgaataaacatgataaagaaaacaAGTACTATATAG taaAATTGAAGAGACATTTCATGTTTAGGAACCATTTATGTTTAGTGTTTGAACTTCTATCATACAACTTGTATGACTTATTACGGAACACAAACTTTAGAGgtgtttcattaaatttgacTCGTAAATTTGCTCAACAATTGTGTACAGCTTTGCTGTTTCTAGCGACTCCTGAACTAAATATTATTCACTGTGACTTGAAACCAGAGAATATACTTCTGTGTAATCCTAAACGTAGTGCAATCAAGATAGTGGATTTTGGAAGTTCTTGTCAATTAGGTCAAAGG ATTTATCAGTATATACAGAGCAGATTTTACAGATCCCCCGAAGTGTTACTAGGCATTCCATATGATTTAGCTATAGATATGTGGTCATTAGGTTGTATATTAGTAGAAATGCACACAGGGGAACCATTGTTTGCTGGTTCAAATGAG TTTGACCAGATGATGAAAATAGTAGAAGTATTAGGTATGCCACCAAAAAATATTCTAGATCAAGCGCCTAAAGCAAGAAAGTATTTTGATGTACAACCAGATGGGACCTATGTATGTAAAAAACCTAAAGATGGCAAAAAG TATAAACATCCTGGAACGAGGAAACTCCATGATATTATTGGTGCTGATTCTGGTGGCCCAGGCGGCAGACGGGCAGGAGAACCAGGTCATACTGTGGCAGACTATTTAAAATTCAAAGATCTCATTTTACGAATGTTAGAATATGATCCAAAGACACGGATAACACCATATTATTCACTGCAACATAATTTTTTCAAGAAGACCACAGATGAAAGTACTAACACGCCAAATTCTGCATCAAACAGTCCTGCGATAGAACAGCAGGGTGTTTCTAGTCCTACAG TGAGTTCATCATCAAGTGGTAGAGCCAGGTCTGATCCAACACATCAGCATCGCTCACATCTGCATGTGCATTCACATTCTGCTCACCATGGTCATGGCGTGCAATACACAACAATGGAATGTGAAAGTCCACAATCGGCATCAGGACAGTCTCGATCACAACCTCCTAATTATCAACAACAGACGAGCTGGAGCGAACGGGATCAACAAAGTGGCAGACATATAACTCATCATCCTCATCATCAGACAAGACTATCTCCGCCGTCTTTATCAGAGGCGCCTTCATCTCATGTGCCACGAACAGTTCCAGAACACAATGTATCGTATACTGAGGGATATGTACAAGGTTCTTACCCAGGTGGAATTCCACCACCTGTAGATTTCAGGCCAAATCCAGCAACAGTAGACGCCTCACAAGTATCATCTGTTAACATGCATGTGCCCGCGGGTTATCCCTCACAGTTTGGACAGTATCAGCAGCCGGCATGGACTGCAGGGGGATTCCCCTTTTCATTGTCAAGTAGTGCTAACGCTAGCTTAACAGGCCATGAAACAAACAATCAACATGTACGGACAGCTGCAGAAAGGGGAGATGACTCTCCTATGGTTGGAGTTTGTGTACAACAAAGTCCAGTAGCAAGTCATTGA
- the LOC139524532 gene encoding dual specificity tyrosine-phosphorylation-regulated kinase 1A-like isoform X2, giving the protein MVCEGLTSYSCFGPNESQLSKVRHDPGMVYRQLAGAADHIEIMADALQQQQDVAAMQNRIPMTFREPSNAPLRKLSVDLIKTYKHINEVYYAKKKRRAQGHGDESSTKKGKVNVHIYNDGYDDANHDYIVNPGEKWMDRYEIDSLIGKGSFGQVVKAFDHGDQEQVAIKIIKNKKPFLNQAQIEVKLLELMNKHDKENKYYIVKLKRHFMFRNHLCLVFELLSYNLYDLLRNTNFRGVSLNLTRKFAQQLCTALLFLATPELNIIHCDLKPENILLCNPKRSAIKIVDFGSSCQLGQRIYQYIQSRFYRSPEVLLGIPYDLAIDMWSLGCILVEMHTGEPLFAGSNEFDQMMKIVEVLGMPPKNILDQAPKARKYFDVQPDGTYVCKKPKDGKKYKHPGTRKLHDIIGADSGGPGGRRAGEPGHTVADYLKFKDLILRMLEYDPKTRITPYYSLQHNFFKKTTDESTNTPNSASNSPAIEQQGVSSPTVSSSSSGRARSDPTHQHRSHLHVHSHSAHHGHGVQYTTMECESPQSASGQSRSQPPNYQQQTSWSERDQQSGRHITHHPHHQTRLSPPSLSEAPSSHVPRTVPEHNVSYTEGYVQGSYPGGIPPPVDFRPNPATVDASQVSSVNMHVPAGYPSQFGQYQQPAWTAGGFPFSLSSSANASLTGHETNNQHVRTAAERGDDSPMVGVCVQQSPVASH; this is encoded by the exons atgGTGTGTGAAGGATTAACTAGTTATTCTTGTTTTGGACCAAATGAAA GTCAGCTGTCTAAAGTTCGTCATGACCCAGGCATGGTTTACAGGCAGCTAGCAGGAGCAGCCGACCATATTGAAATCATGGCTGATGCCCTGCAGCAACAGCAAGACGTAGCAGCCATGCAGAACAGAATACCAATGACCTTCCGAGAACCCAGCAATGCTCCACTTCGAAAACTTAGTGTAGATCTGATAAAGACCTACAAACACATAAATGAA GTTTACTATGCAAAGAAGAAGCGAAGAGCACAGGGCCATGGAGATGAAAGCAGCACGAAAAAGGGCAAAGTAAACGTGCATATTTATAATGATGGTTATGATGATGCTAATCACGATTATATAGTCAATCCTGGAGAAAAATGGATGGACCGATATGAAATTGATTCTTTAATAGGCAAAGGATCTTTTGGTCAG GTAGTAAAAGCCTTTGACCATGGAGACCAGGAGCAAGTGGCAATCAAGATAATAAAGAACAAAAAACCTTTCCTCAACCAGGCCCAAATAGAAGTCAAATTGTTAGAGTTaatgaataaacatgataaagaaaacaAGTACTATATAG taaAATTGAAGAGACATTTCATGTTTAGGAACCATTTATGTTTAGTGTTTGAACTTCTATCATACAACTTGTATGACTTATTACGGAACACAAACTTTAGAGgtgtttcattaaatttgacTCGTAAATTTGCTCAACAATTGTGTACAGCTTTGCTGTTTCTAGCGACTCCTGAACTAAATATTATTCACTGTGACTTGAAACCAGAGAATATACTTCTGTGTAATCCTAAACGTAGTGCAATCAAGATAGTGGATTTTGGAAGTTCTTGTCAATTAGGTCAAAGG ATTTATCAGTATATACAGAGCAGATTTTACAGATCCCCCGAAGTGTTACTAGGCATTCCATATGATTTAGCTATAGATATGTGGTCATTAGGTTGTATATTAGTAGAAATGCACACAGGGGAACCATTGTTTGCTGGTTCAAATGAG TTTGACCAGATGATGAAAATAGTAGAAGTATTAGGTATGCCACCAAAAAATATTCTAGATCAAGCGCCTAAAGCAAGAAAGTATTTTGATGTACAACCAGATGGGACCTATGTATGTAAAAAACCTAAAGATGGCAAAAAG TATAAACATCCTGGAACGAGGAAACTCCATGATATTATTGGTGCTGATTCTGGTGGCCCAGGCGGCAGACGGGCAGGAGAACCAGGTCATACTGTGGCAGACTATTTAAAATTCAAAGATCTCATTTTACGAATGTTAGAATATGATCCAAAGACACGGATAACACCATATTATTCACTGCAACATAATTTTTTCAAGAAGACCACAGATGAAAGTACTAACACGCCAAATTCTGCATCAAACAGTCCTGCGATAGAACAGCAGGGTGTTTCTAGTCCTACAG TGAGTTCATCATCAAGTGGTAGAGCCAGGTCTGATCCAACACATCAGCATCGCTCACATCTGCATGTGCATTCACATTCTGCTCACCATGGTCATGGCGTGCAATACACAACAATGGAATGTGAAAGTCCACAATCGGCATCAGGACAGTCTCGATCACAACCTCCTAATTATCAACAACAGACGAGCTGGAGCGAACGGGATCAACAAAGTGGCAGACATATAACTCATCATCCTCATCATCAGACAAGACTATCTCCGCCGTCTTTATCAGAGGCGCCTTCATCTCATGTGCCACGAACAGTTCCAGAACACAATGTATCGTATACTGAGGGATATGTACAAGGTTCTTACCCAGGTGGAATTCCACCACCTGTAGATTTCAGGCCAAATCCAGCAACAGTAGACGCCTCACAAGTATCATCTGTTAACATGCATGTGCCCGCGGGTTATCCCTCACAGTTTGGACAGTATCAGCAGCCGGCATGGACTGCAGGGGGATTCCCCTTTTCATTGTCAAGTAGTGCTAACGCTAGCTTAACAGGCCATGAAACAAACAATCAACATGTACGGACAGCTGCAGAAAGGGGAGATGACTCTCCTATGGTTGGAGTTTGTGTACAACAAAGTCCAGTAGCAAGTCATTGA
- the LOC139524532 gene encoding dual specificity tyrosine-phosphorylation-regulated kinase 1A-like isoform X3 produces MVYRQLAGAADHIEIMADALQQQQDVAAMQNRIPMTFREPSNAPLRKLSVDLIKTYKHINEVYYAKKKRRAQGHGDESSTKKGKVNVHIYNDGYDDANHDYIVNPGEKWMDRYEIDSLIGKGSFGQVVKAFDHGDQEQVAIKIIKNKKPFLNQAQIEVKLLELMNKHDKENKYYIVKLKRHFMFRNHLCLVFELLSYNLYDLLRNTNFRGVSLNLTRKFAQQLCTALLFLATPELNIIHCDLKPENILLCNPKRSAIKIVDFGSSCQLGQRIYQYIQSRFYRSPEVLLGIPYDLAIDMWSLGCILVEMHTGEPLFAGSNEFDQMMKIVEVLGMPPKNILDQAPKARKYFDVQPDGTYVCKKPKDGKKYKHPGTRKLHDIIGADSGGPGGRRAGEPGHTVADYLKFKDLILRMLEYDPKTRITPYYSLQHNFFKKTTDESTNTPNSASNSPAIEQQGVSSPTVSSSSSGRARSDPTHQHRSHLHVHSHSAHHGHGVQYTTMECESPQSASGQSRSQPPNYQQQTSWSERDQQSGRHITHHPHHQTRLSPPSLSEAPSSHVPRTVPEHNVSYTEGYVQGSYPGGIPPPVDFRPNPATVDASQVSSVNMHVPAGYPSQFGQYQQPAWTAGGFPFSLSSSANASLTGHETNNQHVRTAAERGDDSPMVGVCVQQSPVASH; encoded by the exons ATGGTTTACAGGCAGCTAGCAGGAGCAGCCGACCATATTGAAATCATGGCTGATGCCCTGCAGCAACAGCAAGACGTAGCAGCCATGCAGAACAGAATACCAATGACCTTCCGAGAACCCAGCAATGCTCCACTTCGAAAACTTAGTGTAGATCTGATAAAGACCTACAAACACATAAATGAA GTTTACTATGCAAAGAAGAAGCGAAGAGCACAGGGCCATGGAGATGAAAGCAGCACGAAAAAGGGCAAAGTAAACGTGCATATTTATAATGATGGTTATGATGATGCTAATCACGATTATATAGTCAATCCTGGAGAAAAATGGATGGACCGATATGAAATTGATTCTTTAATAGGCAAAGGATCTTTTGGTCAG GTAGTAAAAGCCTTTGACCATGGAGACCAGGAGCAAGTGGCAATCAAGATAATAAAGAACAAAAAACCTTTCCTCAACCAGGCCCAAATAGAAGTCAAATTGTTAGAGTTaatgaataaacatgataaagaaaacaAGTACTATATAG taaAATTGAAGAGACATTTCATGTTTAGGAACCATTTATGTTTAGTGTTTGAACTTCTATCATACAACTTGTATGACTTATTACGGAACACAAACTTTAGAGgtgtttcattaaatttgacTCGTAAATTTGCTCAACAATTGTGTACAGCTTTGCTGTTTCTAGCGACTCCTGAACTAAATATTATTCACTGTGACTTGAAACCAGAGAATATACTTCTGTGTAATCCTAAACGTAGTGCAATCAAGATAGTGGATTTTGGAAGTTCTTGTCAATTAGGTCAAAGG ATTTATCAGTATATACAGAGCAGATTTTACAGATCCCCCGAAGTGTTACTAGGCATTCCATATGATTTAGCTATAGATATGTGGTCATTAGGTTGTATATTAGTAGAAATGCACACAGGGGAACCATTGTTTGCTGGTTCAAATGAG TTTGACCAGATGATGAAAATAGTAGAAGTATTAGGTATGCCACCAAAAAATATTCTAGATCAAGCGCCTAAAGCAAGAAAGTATTTTGATGTACAACCAGATGGGACCTATGTATGTAAAAAACCTAAAGATGGCAAAAAG TATAAACATCCTGGAACGAGGAAACTCCATGATATTATTGGTGCTGATTCTGGTGGCCCAGGCGGCAGACGGGCAGGAGAACCAGGTCATACTGTGGCAGACTATTTAAAATTCAAAGATCTCATTTTACGAATGTTAGAATATGATCCAAAGACACGGATAACACCATATTATTCACTGCAACATAATTTTTTCAAGAAGACCACAGATGAAAGTACTAACACGCCAAATTCTGCATCAAACAGTCCTGCGATAGAACAGCAGGGTGTTTCTAGTCCTACAG TGAGTTCATCATCAAGTGGTAGAGCCAGGTCTGATCCAACACATCAGCATCGCTCACATCTGCATGTGCATTCACATTCTGCTCACCATGGTCATGGCGTGCAATACACAACAATGGAATGTGAAAGTCCACAATCGGCATCAGGACAGTCTCGATCACAACCTCCTAATTATCAACAACAGACGAGCTGGAGCGAACGGGATCAACAAAGTGGCAGACATATAACTCATCATCCTCATCATCAGACAAGACTATCTCCGCCGTCTTTATCAGAGGCGCCTTCATCTCATGTGCCACGAACAGTTCCAGAACACAATGTATCGTATACTGAGGGATATGTACAAGGTTCTTACCCAGGTGGAATTCCACCACCTGTAGATTTCAGGCCAAATCCAGCAACAGTAGACGCCTCACAAGTATCATCTGTTAACATGCATGTGCCCGCGGGTTATCCCTCACAGTTTGGACAGTATCAGCAGCCGGCATGGACTGCAGGGGGATTCCCCTTTTCATTGTCAAGTAGTGCTAACGCTAGCTTAACAGGCCATGAAACAAACAATCAACATGTACGGACAGCTGCAGAAAGGGGAGATGACTCTCCTATGGTTGGAGTTTGTGTACAACAAAGTCCAGTAGCAAGTCATTGA
- the LOC139524533 gene encoding uncharacterized protein: protein MASTSSLPDENINIDRLQKFLDEDMPITQIAQDFNVCTKTIYRRMKSFGITRIPFSDINDDDLVDIVIEIKQNHPNDGEALLDGHLKARTPPIKIQRWRLRAAIHFVDSAGVQARRTVTIKRRQYSVPCPHYLWHIDGNHKLIKWKMVIHGGIDGFTRLVVFMNISNNNKATTVHRGFIAATEQFNWPIRLRTDFGGENELIWQAILDKRGPRSALVGSSVHNQPIEQLWGIINDRVTLPFKVLFDSMARDGLLNTDNDTDIMCLHWVFLPLIQANLTREVLALNKRKISTEHQRSPCQLEIQFMHLKAAYENKPIEQHEGVVCSYQDPDDLARPLQHVRCDEFERFPAELREELCALGTALEIRDGRRLYLEVVSTIEKYLLRT, encoded by the exons ATGGCCTCAACAAGTAGCCTGCCTGACGAAAACATAAATATAGACAGGCTACAAAAGTTTTTAGATGAAGATATGCCAATCACGCAGATTGCACAAGACTTCAATGTGTGTACAAAAACAATCTACAGACGAATGAAGAGTTTTGGAATAACGAGAATACCATTCTCTGATATCAATGATGACGATCTGGTAGATATTGTGATAGAGATCAAACAAAATCACCCAAACGATGGCGAGGCTCTGTTGGATGGTCACCTGAAGGCCCGTACCCCTCCTATCAAGATCCAGCGCTGGAGACTAAGAGCTGCTATTCATTTTGTTGATAGTGCCGGGGTTCAGGCTCGGCGGACGGTTACAATTAAACGTCGCCAGTACTCTGTGCCATGTCCACATTATCTGTGGCACATTGATGGAAATCATAAGCTGATAAAGTGGAAAATGGTAATCCATGGAG GTATTGATGGGTTTACCAGACTAGTGGTGTTCATGAATATATCCAATAATAACAAAGCCACAACTGTTCACAGAGGGTTTATTGCTGCTACCGAGCAGTTCAACTGGCCAATTCGATTAAGGACAGACTTTGGAGGAGAAAACGAGCTAATTTGGCAGGCTATTCTTGATAAGCGTGGACCTCGTTCAGCATTAGTAGGTAGTTCTGTCCACAACCAGCCGATTGAACAATTATGGGGCATTATAAATGACAGGGTGACATTGCCATTCAAGGTACTCTTTGATTCAATGGCTAGAGATGGTTTACTGAATACAGACAATGATACGGACATTATGTGCCTTCACTGGGTATTTCTACCCTTAATACAGGCCAACCTTACAAGGGAAGTGTTGGCACTTAACAAGCGGAAGATTTCAACAGAACATCAGCGATCACCTTGCCAGCTCGAAATTCAGTTTATGCACCTCAAAGCAGCTTATGAAAACAAGCCCATCGAGCAACATGAAGGTGTGGTCTGCTCATACCAAGATCCTGATGACTTGGCTCGCCCATTACAACATGTTAGGTGTGACGAGTTTGAACGATTCCCAGCAGAACTCCGTGAGGAACTCTGTGCACTAGGCACAGCTTTAGAAATAAGAGATGGACGTCGGTTGTATTTAGAAGTCGTGTCAACTATTGAAAAGTATTTGCTTCGTACATAA